Proteins co-encoded in one Accipiter gentilis chromosome 33, bAccGen1.1, whole genome shotgun sequence genomic window:
- the TMEM186 gene encoding transmembrane protein 186, with the protein MAAARLCRIRTKVCVALSFGRCAQNGLWTRSWKKEDARPLWFFGMWERSESQNQRVNGGLNYTGRRREPPARLCHSAPAAVVQQKAVDVKTEEFKLVYRFPGIKYCRVLSRLKLLQTATTMVMLPPICYLYLQDQVSQNILIYTTGIAVFAGAMLYAMSYFFRRIIGFIYLNETGRTVRVAHLTFWGKRNDIYCPIETVMTLDEVGDSKEELLLQFKRYNSTDILYFTTRFGQIVDRQKFTQIFGKHE; encoded by the exons ATGGCCGCG GCTAGGCTCTGCAGAATTAGGACTAAAGTCTGCGTGGCACTGTCTTTTGGGAGATGTGCACAAAATGGGCTCTGGACAAGGTCATGGAAGAAGGAAGATGCTCGCCCACTGTGGTTTTTTGGTATGTGGGAGCGTTCGGAGTCACAAAACCAGCGAGTTAATGGTGGTCTTAATTATACTGGGAGACGGCGAGAGCCACCTGCGCGTCTGTGCCATTCCGCCCCTGCTGCTGTGGTCCAACAGAAGGCTGTGGATGTGAAAACAGAAGAGTTCAAACTGGTCTACAGGTTTCCGGGGATTAAGTACTGCAGGGTGCTCTCCAGACTGAAGCTGTTACAGACTGCCACCACCATGGTCATGCTGCCTCCCATCTGCTACCTCTATCTGCAAGACCAGGTTTCTCAGAATATCCTCATATATACAACTGGCATTGCGGTCTTTGCTGGTGCAATGTTGTATGCTATGAGCTACTTTTTCAGACGAATTATTGGATTCATCTACTTAAATGAAACTGGCCGTACCGTCAGAGTGGCCCACTTGACGTTTTGGGGAAAACGGAATGACATTTACTGTCCCATAGAGACAGTGATGACTTTGGATGAAGTTGGAGATAGCAAGGAGGAGCTACTTCTCCAGTTCAAACGGTATAATAGTacagatattttatattttacaacTAGGTTTGGCCAGATTGTAGACAGACAGAAGTTTACTCAAATATTTGGAAAACATGAGTGA
- the PMM2 gene encoding phosphomannomutase 2 isoform X1 — protein MAAPQPAALCLFDVDGTLTAPRQKITAEMAAFLQQLRQKVKVGVVGGSDFEKIKEQLGDDVVEKFDYVFPENGLVAYKDGKFLSKQNIQGHLGEDILQDLINYCLSYIAKIKLPKKRGTFIEFRNGMLNVSPIGRSCSQEERIEFYELDKKEHIREKFVADLRREFAGKGLTFSIGGQISFDVFPDGWDKRYCLGIIANDGYKTIYFFGDKTMPGGNDYEIFTDSRTEGHSVTSPQDTRRICEELFFK, from the exons ATGGCGGCGCCGCAGCCCGCCGCGCTCTGCCTCTTCGACGTGGACGGCACCCTCACCGCCCCGCGCCAG AAAATCACAGCGGAGATGGCCGCCTTTCTGCAGCAGTTGCGTCAGAAGGTGAAAGTTGGAGTCGTGGGTGGTTCAGACTTTGAAAAGATCAAGGAACAGCTCGGCGATGACG TGGTTGAAAAGTTTGACTACGTTTTTCCAGAAAACGGTCTTGTAGCATACAAAGATGGGAAATTCTTGAGCAAGCAG AACATTCAGGGTCACCTGGGTGAGGACATACTTCAAGATCTAATCAACTACTGCCTGAGTTATATTGCGAAGATTAAACTGCCAAAGAAAAg GGGCACTTTTATTGAGTTCCGAAATGGCATGTTAAATGTGTCCCCCATTGGACGAAGCTGCAGCCAGGAAGAACGAATTGAGTTCTATGAACTTGACAAA aaggaaCATATAAGAGAGAAATTTGTAGCTGATTTACGAAGAGAATTTGCAGGAAAAGGCCTCACATTTTCTATAG GAGGCCAAATAAGCTTCGATGTGTTCCCAGACGGCTGGGATAAGAGGTACTGCTTAGGAATCATTGCCAATGATGGATACAAGACAATTTACTTCTTTGGAGATAAGACTATGCCA gGAGGGAATGACTATGAAATTTTCACAGACTCCAGAACAGAAGGCCACAGCGTCACATCCCCACAGGATACAAGAAGAATCTGTGAAgagctattttttaaataa
- the PMM2 gene encoding phosphomannomutase 2 isoform X3 yields MQRDILAGEEEPLSKSTVVEKFDYVFPENGLVAYKDGKFLSKQNIQGHLGEDILQDLINYCLSYIAKIKLPKKRGTFIEFRNGMLNVSPIGRSCSQEERIEFYELDKKEHIREKFVADLRREFAGKGLTFSIGGQISFDVFPDGWDKRYCLGIIANDGYKTIYFFGDKTMPGGNDYEIFTDSRTEGHSVTSPQDTRRICEELFFK; encoded by the exons ATGCAGAGAGACATACTTGCAGGAGAGGAAGAGCCCTTAAGCAAAAGTACAG TGGTTGAAAAGTTTGACTACGTTTTTCCAGAAAACGGTCTTGTAGCATACAAAGATGGGAAATTCTTGAGCAAGCAG AACATTCAGGGTCACCTGGGTGAGGACATACTTCAAGATCTAATCAACTACTGCCTGAGTTATATTGCGAAGATTAAACTGCCAAAGAAAAg GGGCACTTTTATTGAGTTCCGAAATGGCATGTTAAATGTGTCCCCCATTGGACGAAGCTGCAGCCAGGAAGAACGAATTGAGTTCTATGAACTTGACAAA aaggaaCATATAAGAGAGAAATTTGTAGCTGATTTACGAAGAGAATTTGCAGGAAAAGGCCTCACATTTTCTATAG GAGGCCAAATAAGCTTCGATGTGTTCCCAGACGGCTGGGATAAGAGGTACTGCTTAGGAATCATTGCCAATGATGGATACAAGACAATTTACTTCTTTGGAGATAAGACTATGCCA gGAGGGAATGACTATGAAATTTTCACAGACTCCAGAACAGAAGGCCACAGCGTCACATCCCCACAGGATACAAGAAGAATCTGTGAAgagctattttttaaataa
- the PMM2 gene encoding phosphomannomutase 2 isoform X2, which yields MKNLKEILAEIANLSSGFQFTAVTISISSCLATVDINCNFLFRSAVFGPHCFLLKQNIQGHLGEDILQDLINYCLSYIAKIKLPKKRGTFIEFRNGMLNVSPIGRSCSQEERIEFYELDKKEHIREKFVADLRREFAGKGLTFSIGGQISFDVFPDGWDKRYCLGIIANDGYKTIYFFGDKTMPGGNDYEIFTDSRTEGHSVTSPQDTRRICEELFFK from the exons atgaaaaatttaaaagagaTCCTGGCTGAAATTGCCAACTTGAGCAGTGGTTTCCAATTTACTGCAGTAACGATCTCCATTTCTTCATGCTTGGCTACAGTAGACATTAACTGCAACTTTTTGTTTAGGTCTGCAGTCTTTGGCCCCCACTGTTTCCTTCTAAAGCAG AACATTCAGGGTCACCTGGGTGAGGACATACTTCAAGATCTAATCAACTACTGCCTGAGTTATATTGCGAAGATTAAACTGCCAAAGAAAAg GGGCACTTTTATTGAGTTCCGAAATGGCATGTTAAATGTGTCCCCCATTGGACGAAGCTGCAGCCAGGAAGAACGAATTGAGTTCTATGAACTTGACAAA aaggaaCATATAAGAGAGAAATTTGTAGCTGATTTACGAAGAGAATTTGCAGGAAAAGGCCTCACATTTTCTATAG GAGGCCAAATAAGCTTCGATGTGTTCCCAGACGGCTGGGATAAGAGGTACTGCTTAGGAATCATTGCCAATGATGGATACAAGACAATTTACTTCTTTGGAGATAAGACTATGCCA gGAGGGAATGACTATGAAATTTTCACAGACTCCAGAACAGAAGGCCACAGCGTCACATCCCCACAGGATACAAGAAGAATCTGTGAAgagctattttttaaataa